The Terriglobales bacterium genome includes a region encoding these proteins:
- a CDS encoding class II aldolase/adducin family protein: MKSERQHREDIVRFGRMIHQKGFVAATDGNLSIRLDQDTVLSTPTGMSKGMMEPEDLVVVDMRGKKVIGRRNVSSEIAMHLQIYRLRPDVKGIVHAHPPTATGYAACGLPLNQALVSEIVLALGCIPVAKYGTPGTAELTQALEPLIPQYDAILMANHGVVTYGEDLLRAFMKMETVEHFAKIALVSHLLGRPQLLSDEDISKLMVAREKYEGVTSAAPRSPGCPVTEPGPATTPARAAQAPAGSADKFVVTREELASIVEDAMRHTKRRW, translated from the coding sequence ATGAAGAGCGAACGTCAGCACCGCGAAGATATCGTCCGCTTCGGCCGCATGATCCACCAGAAGGGCTTCGTGGCCGCGACCGATGGCAATCTCTCCATCCGCCTTGACCAGGACACCGTCCTCTCCACCCCGACCGGCATGAGCAAGGGCATGATGGAGCCCGAGGACCTGGTGGTGGTGGATATGCGGGGCAAGAAGGTCATCGGGCGGCGCAACGTCTCCAGCGAGATCGCCATGCACCTGCAGATCTACCGCCTGCGCCCGGACGTGAAGGGGATCGTGCACGCGCACCCGCCCACCGCCACCGGGTATGCCGCCTGTGGGCTGCCGCTCAATCAGGCTTTGGTCTCGGAGATCGTGCTCGCCCTGGGCTGCATCCCGGTCGCCAAGTACGGCACGCCGGGGACGGCGGAACTGACTCAGGCGTTGGAGCCGCTGATCCCGCAGTACGATGCCATCCTGATGGCGAACCACGGCGTGGTGACCTACGGCGAGGACCTGTTGCGCGCGTTCATGAAGATGGAGACGGTCGAGCATTTCGCCAAGATCGCCCTGGTGTCGCATCTGCTGGGCCGGCCCCAGCTGCTCAGCGACGAGGATATAAGCAAGCTGATGGTCGCGCGGGAAAAATACGAAGGCGTAACCTCAGCGGCGCCGCGCTCGCCCGGATGTCCGGTGACCGAGCCCGGCCCCGCAACGACCCCGGCACGGGCCGCACAGGCTCCCGCCGGTTCGGCGGACAAGTTCGTGGTGACGCGGGAAGAATTGGCGTCTATCGTCGAAGACGCCATGCGGCACACAAAAAGACGGTGGTAG